A part of Caldicellulosiruptor owensensis OL genomic DNA contains:
- the safA gene encoding SafA/ExsA family spore coat assembly protein produces MRKIVAFLSILFFLNFSSTFAQTKIYTIQSGDTLWSIAVKNQVGISELLAANPQIKNPNLIFPGQKVNYHPPKEVEAS; encoded by the coding sequence ATGAGAAAAATAGTTGCATTTTTGAGCATATTATTTTTTCTGAATTTTTCAAGTACCTTTGCACAAACAAAGATTTATACAATCCAAAGCGGAGACACACTGTGGAGTATAGCTGTTAAAAATCAGGTTGGTATAAGTGAACTTTTAGCGGCAAACCCACAGATCAAAAATCCAAACTTAATATTTCCCGGACAAAAGGTGAACTACCACCCACCTAAAGAGGTGGAGGCTTCGTGA